The following nucleotide sequence is from Deltaproteobacteria bacterium.
CATGCCACTGGCGGGATGGTCGGTGTGCGTTATGCCATGACCAGGTCTGATCGGCTTATCAGCCTTATGCTGACCGACACCGGTTCTGCCACATTGGTTGAAATGCCTGATCAAGAGGAGATCACAGAGCAGGAGCGCGCCGCGCGAATAAACAGGATGCTGACTGCGACCGTAGAGGAAAAGATGGCCAGAATTAAAACCGAACCGGGACCTTTCCTGTTTAAGATGGCTGAACACCCGAACAATGAAGGGATGTGGAAGATTTATGAAGGATTCCTGCGCCGCCAGAATCCAAAGGCAGTCCTGGATTTTATATTGAGCTTTTATACTGATCCTGACCCGCGGGTTGAATCGCTCAGACAGATCAAGTGCCCGACCCTGATCTTGCTCGGTGAATTCGACGTCGTCTTTCTGAAGCCGAGCGCCTTGATGGCCAGGGAAATTCCGGACGCAAGGCATGTGATTCTGGATGGTCTCGGACATATGACGGCCATTGAAGACCCGGAGCGAACGATAAAGGAGCTCCTTAATTTTCTTAAAACCCTTTCTTGAGCTACGGGAAGCCGGTCAGTCCAAGGACCTGTTGATATTTTATTTCCATACTAATTCGACTATGTTCCCGGGAGAAGTGAAATGAAAGAGACAAGAAAAATCTTCGAACCAATTGAGATTAATGGCATGAAGCTGAAGAACCGGATAGGATTTGCACCTTTGCTCAATATGCCCAGGGCAGAAGACCGCAGCCCCAACGATCTGACCGCCAGGTGGTTTGAAGAAAGGGCCAAAGGAGGAACCGGGCTGATAATGACCGGGACTTTTAATCCAATTCATCCGCTCATGCCCGGGGGTCCGGAGCGTTTTGCCAAATTGGCCGATGCGGTCCACGCACACGGCGCCAAGTTAGGTGTGCAGATTGGAGCCGGGGGTCCCATGGGTGGAACAGGCCCTTCGCCCATGCCTTACCCTGATGAGCATCATCCCAAGGATTCCATATTCGAAATATTGACCGGAAGTATATCACCCATGCCCGGCATCACCAGTGTCACTGAATTTCCGGTCGAGCAAATTGAGCAGTATAAAAACGCTTTCGCCAGCGCCGCCCTGGCCCTGAAAAAAGCAGGGGTTGATTGTGTCGAGCTTCATTGCGCCCACGGCGGGGCGACGCTTTACTGTTCTTTTATTTCACCGTTTTATAATCGGCGTGAGGATGAGTATGGCGGAACCTGGGAAAAGAGACTTCGTTTCCCCACGGAGACGATAAAAAAAATGAGAGAGGTGGTTGGTAAAGATTATCCTCTGTTTGTCAGGATCAGCGCCGATGAGTTACTGGGGCAGGCGGGAATC
It contains:
- a CDS encoding alpha/beta hydrolase, whose product is MSWLEKGNIRLYYEDVGKGAPIITNHGLSEDCGYWSETGVTAKLAENYRVISIDMRGHGRTVVEGEPYGYDADTMADDFDTLADELGLERFHLLTHATGGMVGVRYAMTRSDRLISLMLTDTGSATLVEMPDQEEITEQERAARINRMLTATVEEKMARIKTEPGPFLFKMAEHPNNEGMWKIYEGFLRRQNPKAVLDFILSFYTDPDPRVESLRQIKCPTLILLGEFDVVFLKPSALMAREIPDARHVILDGLGHMTAIEDPERTIKELLNFLKTLS